From a region of the Aeoliella mucimassa genome:
- a CDS encoding RHS repeat-associated core domain-containing protein — MNQWITRTVDTDGDGTPDEKTVFVHDGGQIVMQLDDTVTTASEDLTKEDLSHRYLWGPAVDQLLADEQVHWDSTASDMVTDEVLWALTDHKGTVHDLAIYDEVNGTTDVVNHLVYDAFGNLQSQSNASHDTLFRYNGKPQDTTTGDYWMQARWYDPTTGSWLSKDFVWDDTNSYGFVGNKATTSIDPTGLFNEDMFWDNVRKFDEKFLRWFQMQSGTANFGDYWWSSLRTAEDGSPVAHIDTDLNEWEAAVKFVNLQDQFIGPGNHYKASLICSSSDPASAYQEYIQNWYKKAVRTTVIGTQAYLSLLSFYNEGYDIVITAADVGGEIKKGQFYSAAFNSIGFLPYVSNAQIVIFFRVGEKIKVPQAVRSFMKTGKKGLGFVDHPSLVKHLGRAGDNHSWHHLVQQRPRNLEKFTPQDIHNTCNVIALPNGTHDNITKFQQQANRAVTGNRTQTVQDWISQFTYEEQWQFGKALVEYELTGSWPPGYVFPRL; from the coding sequence ATGAATCAGTGGATCACTCGCACGGTCGACACCGATGGCGATGGCACGCCGGACGAAAAGACCGTCTTCGTCCACGATGGCGGACAAATCGTCATGCAGCTTGACGATACAGTAACCACCGCCAGTGAGGACCTCACCAAAGAAGACCTCAGCCATCGTTATCTGTGGGGACCTGCGGTCGATCAACTACTAGCCGACGAGCAGGTGCATTGGGATAGCACCGCCAGCGACATGGTGACCGACGAGGTGCTGTGGGCACTGACGGATCACAAAGGAACGGTACACGATCTCGCGATCTACGACGAGGTGAACGGAACCACCGACGTAGTGAACCACTTGGTGTACGATGCGTTTGGCAATCTCCAGAGCCAAAGTAACGCGAGCCACGACACTCTCTTCCGCTACAACGGCAAACCCCAGGACACCACGACTGGTGATTACTGGATGCAAGCCCGTTGGTACGATCCGACAACAGGGAGCTGGCTGAGCAAAGACTTCGTGTGGGACGACACGAACTCGTATGGTTTTGTGGGGAATAAGGCAACAACGAGCATCGACCCTACTGGGCTGTTTAATGAGGATATGTTCTGGGACAACGTGCGGAAGTTCGATGAGAAGTTTTTACGCTGGTTCCAAATGCAGAGTGGAACGGCTAACTTTGGGGATTATTGGTGGAGTTCCCTACGTACAGCTGAAGATGGCAGTCCTGTTGCCCACATTGATACAGATCTCAACGAGTGGGAAGCGGCTGTCAAGTTTGTAAATCTGCAAGACCAGTTCATCGGTCCTGGCAATCACTATAAAGCGAGCCTTATTTGTTCCAGCAGTGATCCCGCAAGTGCCTATCAGGAGTACATACAGAACTGGTACAAGAAAGCGGTAAGGACTACCGTTATTGGGACTCAAGCATATCTTAGCCTTCTTAGCTTTTACAATGAAGGCTACGACATCGTTATCACGGCGGCAGATGTCGGCGGAGAAATCAAGAAAGGGCAATTCTATTCTGCCGCCTTCAATTCGATCGGATTCCTGCCTTACGTTTCAAATGCCCAGATAGTCATTTTCTTTAGAGTTGGAGAGAAAATTAAAGTACCCCAAGCGGTACGTTCGTTTATGAAGACAGGCAAGAAAGGTCTTGGGTTTGTTGATCATCCATCACTGGTGAAGCATTTGGGCAGGGCTGGTGATAACCATTCGTGGCACCATTTGGTACAACAAAGACCTCGCAATCTTGAGAAATTCACGCCTCAGGACATCCACAACACTTGCAATGTGATTGCGTTGCCAAACGGCACTCATGACAATATTACGAAATTCCAGCAACAAGCAAATCGTGCTGTAACTGGTAACCGTACGCAAACAGTTCAAGACTGGATTAGCCAATTTACCTACGAGGAACAGTGGCAATTCGGCAAAGCGTTAGTAGAATACGAACTAACTGGCAGTTGGCCACCGGGGTATGTTTTTCCGAGGTTGTAA